A window of the Arenibacter algicola genome harbors these coding sequences:
- a CDS encoding DUF302 domain-containing protein produces the protein MEYYFNKTIGNTPFEKAVEKTKLALQEEGFGVLTEIDMKATLKKKLDVDFYNYMVLGACNAPFAHKALQAEDKIGTMLPCNVIVMEKEPGLVEIAAVNPLASMQAVINKDLMNIADEVGEKLKRVVEKIR, from the coding sequence ATGGAATACTATTTTAATAAAACAATTGGAAATACCCCTTTTGAAAAAGCAGTGGAAAAAACCAAATTGGCCCTGCAGGAAGAAGGCTTTGGGGTGCTGACGGAAATAGATATGAAGGCTACCTTAAAGAAAAAATTGGATGTAGATTTTTATAATTACATGGTTTTGGGTGCCTGCAACGCTCCCTTTGCGCATAAAGCCTTACAGGCCGAAGATAAAATCGGTACCATGTTGCCCTGTAATGTAATTGTTATGGAGAAGGAGCCTGGGCTTGTGGAAATTGCAGCCGTAAACCCCTTGGCATCCATGCAGGCGGTAATTAATAAGGATTTAATGAACATAGCGGATGAAGTGGGCGAAAAATTAAAAAGGGTTGTAGAAAAAATCCGTTAA
- a CDS encoding DinB family protein, whose product MKSKTELFIELWEEARTRFTNQLSHLTQEDLNKRLLPAPNSIGFLIRHIGDVELLFAKNVFGAQEVKVIAKTVIAQKDTGEWTNLSELLEYVEYSYQMLRSVLEKQQEEDWEATITTKEFGTKTKAEAFGRIVSHTIHHSGQMVIIKKYGS is encoded by the coding sequence ATGAAATCAAAAACAGAACTATTTATTGAATTATGGGAAGAAGCCAGGACTCGGTTTACCAACCAATTGTCGCATTTAACCCAGGAGGATCTAAACAAAAGATTATTGCCAGCCCCCAATAGTATAGGCTTTTTAATAAGGCATATTGGCGATGTGGAACTGCTTTTTGCCAAGAATGTATTTGGAGCACAGGAAGTAAAGGTAATTGCAAAAACGGTTATTGCGCAAAAGGATACCGGAGAGTGGACCAATCTGTCCGAATTATTGGAATATGTGGAATATTCTTATCAAATGCTTAGATCGGTATTGGAGAAACAACAAGAGGAAGACTGGGAGGCCACAATTACCACCAAAGAATTTGGGACCAAGACCAAGGCGGAGGCCTTTGGTAGGATTGTATCCCACACCATTCACCATTCAGGCCAAATGGTCATTATTAAAAAGTACGGATCTTAG
- a CDS encoding DUF2267 domain-containing protein: MALNFNQYATEGHTFLKDYTKQMDLGKDTDKAGRILTSVLHALREIIPVEESLQFIAQMPMFLKAVYVNGWTVKKEKPKIKHMAEFLDLVRQFDGPAAINDFEYSDEVAEEYVNITFIYLRKYVSQGEMSDIRDALPKNLKGMIFNNLTF, from the coding sequence ATGGCACTTAATTTTAATCAGTACGCTACGGAGGGGCATACCTTCCTTAAGGATTACACTAAGCAAATGGATCTGGGCAAAGATACCGACAAAGCGGGTCGTATTTTAACCTCAGTACTTCATGCCTTAAGGGAAATAATTCCTGTGGAGGAATCCTTGCAATTTATTGCCCAGATGCCCATGTTTTTAAAGGCCGTTTATGTAAACGGATGGACCGTAAAAAAGGAGAAGCCCAAAATTAAACATATGGCCGAATTTTTGGATTTGGTTAGACAATTCGATGGGCCTGCAGCAATAAACGATTTTGAATACAGTGACGAAGTGGCTGAAGAATATGTAAACATTACATTTATTTATTTGCGAAAATATGTTTCCCAAGGAGAAATGTCCGATATCCGTGATGCTCTCCCAAAAAATCTAAAAGGGATGATCTTTAATAATTTAACATTCTAA
- the deoD gene encoding purine-nucleoside phosphorylase, translating to MSTHIEAKQGEIAETVLMPGDPLRAKWIANTFLENPICYNQVRGMLGYTGTFKGKRISVQGSGMGIPSALIYYQELINDYGVKNLIRVGTAGSYQKEVKIRDIVLAMAASTTSGINNSRFINADYAPTADFDLLLKAALYAKEKGINIKAGNVLSSDEFYEDDPDFYKLWAKFGVLCVEMEAAGLYTIAAKFNVKALAILTISDSLVTGQKSNSIERETTFQEMIDIALNIA from the coding sequence ATGAGCACACATATTGAGGCCAAGCAAGGTGAAATTGCAGAAACCGTATTGATGCCAGGGGATCCCCTACGGGCCAAATGGATAGCAAACACCTTTCTTGAAAATCCCATCTGCTACAATCAGGTTCGTGGTATGTTGGGATATACCGGCACCTTTAAGGGCAAACGGATATCTGTTCAGGGAAGTGGTATGGGAATTCCTTCGGCGCTCATCTACTATCAAGAGCTAATAAATGATTATGGGGTGAAAAATCTAATTCGGGTAGGTACTGCCGGCTCCTATCAAAAAGAGGTGAAAATACGCGATATTGTCTTGGCAATGGCGGCTTCCACCACCTCTGGGATCAATAATTCCAGATTTATCAATGCGGATTATGCGCCGACGGCCGATTTCGACCTGCTTCTTAAGGCTGCCCTTTATGCCAAGGAAAAGGGAATTAACATTAAGGCAGGGAATGTACTTTCATCGGATGAATTTTATGAGGACGATCCGGATTTTTACAAATTGTGGGCGAAATTTGGGGTCCTTTGTGTAGAAATGGAGGCGGCCGGATTATATACCATAGCTGCCAAGTTTAATGTTAAGGCCCTTGCAATATTGACTATTTCTGATTCCTTGGTCACTGGCCAAAAATCCAATTCCATAGAAAGGGAAACTACTTTTCAGGAAATGATAGATATAGCGCTTAATATTGCTTAA
- the deoC gene encoding deoxyribose-phosphate aldolase encodes MHLENFIDHTLLRPTATGKDIIQLCTEALNYNFYGVCINGCHLPLAKDLLKDSKVKLVAVVGFPLGSMSTKAKVNEAMDYMEQGANELDMVLNIGWLRSGDYMAVQEEIRQVKEVAGDNVLKVILETCYLTDAEIITACNLAVNAKADFVKTSTGFGPRGASIEDVILMKKAAGNKIKIKASGGIKDAVTVQNYIDLGVARIGTSSGVAIVVNQN; translated from the coding sequence ATGCACCTTGAAAATTTTATTGATCACACCCTGTTAAGGCCAACGGCAACCGGGAAAGATATTATTCAACTTTGTACAGAGGCATTGAACTATAATTTCTATGGGGTTTGTATCAACGGATGTCATTTGCCCCTTGCAAAGGATTTGCTAAAGGATTCGAAGGTAAAGTTGGTCGCGGTGGTGGGATTTCCATTAGGGAGCATGTCCACCAAGGCGAAGGTGAATGAAGCCATGGATTATATGGAGCAGGGGGCCAATGAACTGGATATGGTATTAAATATTGGGTGGTTAAGATCTGGAGATTATATGGCGGTCCAAGAGGAAATAAGGCAAGTAAAGGAAGTTGCAGGCGATAATGTCCTAAAGGTAATTTTGGAAACTTGTTATTTAACCGATGCCGAAATCATTACAGCATGTAATCTAGCGGTAAATGCCAAAGCTGATTTTGTAAAGACTTCAACTGGTTTTGGTCCTAGGGGTGCATCTATTGAAGATGTAATTTTGATGAAGAAGGCTGCTGGAAACAAAATTAAGATAAAGGCTTCAGGAGGAATAAAAGATGCGGTTACCGTACAAAATTATATTGATTTAGGGGTAGCCAGAATAGGTACATCATCCGGAGTTGCCATAGTTGTCAACCAAAACTGA